One stretch of Acropora muricata isolate sample 2 chromosome 12, ASM3666990v1, whole genome shotgun sequence DNA includes these proteins:
- the LOC136893264 gene encoding zinc finger protein 678-like, translating to MSKEKIHTGKKPFRCKQCGKCFRGAGVLRRHERIHIRERPFKCKQCNECFNQRVSLKRHERIHTGGKALKCKKCDKCVKERGNLRNHERIHTEEKPFKCKQCDKCFNRRGNLEKHERIHTGEKPFKCKQCNECFNQRVSLKRHERIHTGEKPFKCKQCNKCFNQRGSLKIHERIHTGEKPFKCKQCDKCFNQRGSLEKHERIHTGEKPFKCKQCDKCFNRRENLNSHERIHTGEKPFKCKHCDKCFKLGGDLKKHERIHTGEKPFKCKQCDKCFSQRGNLKSHERIHTGEKPFKCKQCDKFFSQRGSLKIHERIHIGEKPFKCKQCDQCFSQEGNLKRHFRIHEKGEYICWICEEKLNSENLLSKHYQDHIALLP from the coding sequence atgtcaaaagaaaaaattcacacTGGAAAGAAGCCTTTTAGATGCAAACAATGTGGCAAATGTTTTAGGGGAGCAGGAGTTTTAAGAagacatgaaagaattcacattCGAGAGAgaccttttaaatgcaaacaatgtaaCGAGTGTTTCAATCAACGAGTAAGTTTAAAAcgccatgaaagaattcacactggagggaaggctttaaaatgcaaaaaatgtgaCAAATGTGTTAAGGAAAGAGGAAATCTGAGaaaccatgaaagaattcacactgaagagaagccttttaaatgcaaacaatgtgacaaatgttttaatcGACGAGGAAATTtagaaaaacatgaaagaattcacactggagagaagccttttaaatgcaaacaatgtaaCGAGTGTTTCAATCAAAGAGTAAGTTTAAAAcgccatgaaagaattcacactggagagaagccttttaaatgcaaacaatgtaataaatgttttaatcaacgaggaagtttaaaaattcatgaaagaattcacactggagagaagccttttaaatgcaaacaatgtgacaaatgttttaatcaacgaggaagtttagaaaaacatgaaagaattcacactggagagaagccttttaaatgcaaacaatgtgacaaatgttttaatcGACGAGAAAATTTAAACagccatgaaagaattcacactggagagaagccttttaaatgcaaacattgCGACAAATGTTTCAAGTTAGGAGGAGATTTGAAAAAGCATGAAAGGAtccacactggagagaagccttttaaatgcaaacaatgtgacaaatgttttagtcaaagaggaaatctgaaaagccatgaaagaattcacactggagagaagccctttaaatgcaaacaatgtgacaaatTTTTCAGTCAACGAGGAAGTTTAAAAatccatgaaagaattcacattggagagaagccttttaaatgcaaacaatgtgaccAATGTTTTAGTCAAGAAGGGAATTTAAAACGTCATTTCAGAATTCACGAGAAAGGAGAATACATTTGTTGGATTTGTGAAGAGAAGTTAAACAGTGAAAATCTTCTTTCCAAGCATTACCAAGATCATATTGCACTGTTGCCGTAG